The Mixophyes fleayi isolate aMixFle1 chromosome 1, aMixFle1.hap1, whole genome shotgun sequence genome includes a region encoding these proteins:
- the LOC142103789 gene encoding uncharacterized protein LOC142103789 → MSDAGPSNVEAPGLPTRRKNNFIEEELEVLVEEVLARFHSGNRQITGRERQTHWQEITRLINEISPYERTKVEVQKRWADYKGRLKAKLVELHRHAQGTGGGPRLRTTLTPLEERARAAIALVEIVGVGDIDTGSSPPRTGEAAPLACEQQAPASPVDEEVARDVEEPQLAPAEYVRQRTLARAAENLKDVTLAQNVYLSHISSTVQHTDQQIDRLTNTFSDFMSTHTSLLTTLATKIDNLNTSVTNIATLLGDILHVHSQRTSGTIPSPSSDYLFGSPHTQLSVASALPDVSVASALPDVSVASALPDVSVASALPDVSVASALPDVSVASALPDVSVASALPDVSVASALPDVSVASALPDPELCRLMCFAFARGYGQSPVVPTSPSPVVAPSPSPDPAPSPRRTQPACLAPLPGSSDSSTSRVTRSRSRGASRPTGFKKTRKK, encoded by the exons atgtctgatgctggcccaagtaatgtggaggcaccagggctgccaactaggcgtaaaaacaacttcatagaggaggagctggaggtgctggtagaagaggttctggcgaggttccacagtgggaaccgcCAAATAACCGGACGTGAGCGCCAAAcccattggcaggaaatcacaaggctcataaatgaaatatctccgtatgagcgtacaaaggttgaagtacagaaaag atgggcagactataaaggacgcctgaaagcgaagcttgttgagcttcacaggcatgctcaaggcactggtggggggcctcgactacgtactactttaacacccctcgaggagcgggcgagggctgcaatagccctggtggagatagttggggtgggcgacatagacactggctctagcccaccccgaacaggagaggccgctccactag catgtgagcagcaggcgcctgcttcaccggTGGATgaagaagttgcccgtgatgtggaggagcctcagctggctccagctgaatatgtaaggcagcggacacTCGCACGCGCAGCCGAAAATCTTAAAGACgtcactcttgcacagaatgttTACCTGTCACACatatcaagcactgtccaacacacggatcagcaaatcgaCCGTCTCACTAACACATTCTccgatttcatgagcacacacacctctttactgacgacactcgccaccaaaattgataatttaaatacttcagtgacaaatattgcaacactcctgggtgatatcttgcatgtccactcccaacgcacctccggcacaatcccttcacccagctcagattatttgttcggcagcccccatacccagttgtctgtcgcctccgccctccctgatgtgtctgtcgcctccgccctccctgatgtgtctgtcgcctccgccctccctgatgtgtctgtcgcctccgccctccctgatgtgtctgtcgcctccgccctccctgatgtttctgtcgcctccgccctccctgatgtttctgtcgcctccgccctccctgatgtttctgtcgcctccgccctccctgatgtgtctgtcgcctccgccctccctgatcccgaactatgtcgtcttatgtgttttgcctttgctcgtggctatggccaatcccccgttgtgcccacttccccctcgcctgtcgtggccccatccccatcccctgaccctgcaccttcacctcgtcggacacaacccgcttgccttgccccattgcctggttcctctgactcctctacatcacgggtgacaagaagtcggagtaggggagcctcccgtCCAACCGGCTTTAAAAAAACACGGAAAaagtaa
- the LOC142103803 gene encoding uncharacterized protein LOC142103803, translating into MVIVLTCPFVYISFFQTDRARWERRQRRRALVEAQAAEEEEEEEQQPVAVAVPLSSEEEEAAVPVAVSQEEEAVPVAVSQEEEEAVPVAVAVSEEEEEAVPVAMAVEEQEEEEAVPVPVPVAAAVEEDEEQADREPQDLADSTSGSQEAVELEDSPTEEAGNWPPPPPTAAELMAHMGQIVEDLEGLHVHIGNIVGNLRFKLAYWASFR; encoded by the exons atggtgattgtgttaacatgtccttttgtttatatttccttttttcaaacagaccgagcacgctgggaacgccgccaacgccgccgggcattagtcgaggcgcaggcagctgaggaggaggaggaggaggagcagcagccagtggcggtggcagtgccactgtcatcggaggaggaggaggcggcggtgccagtggcagtgtcgcaggaggaggaggcggtgccagtggcagtgtcgcaggaggaggaggaggcggtgccagtggcagtggcagtgtcggaggaggaggaggaggcggtgccagtggcaatggcagtggaggagcaggaggaggaggaggcggtgccagtgccggtgccagtggcagcagcggtggaggaggacgaggagcaggctgaccgggAGCCCCAGGATTTAGCGGACTCCACAtcaggcagccaagaggcagtggagttggaagatt cacccactgaggaagctggcaattggcctccaccaccacccaccgcagcagaactgatggcccacatgggtcaaattgtggaggacctggaaggcctccacgTACATATTGGGAACATTGTAGGCAACCTGCgttttaaattggcctactgggcctcatttcgatga